From one Desulfobaculum xiamenense genomic stretch:
- a CDS encoding PIG-L deacetylase family protein, with protein MTRSVLAIGAHFDDIELGCAGTLIRHVQAGHRVTMLVLTHSGYTLSNNDWERPAKLAFAEGRSGAAIIGADLACLGLENRRLAFQPDLISLIDEEVVRVGADTIYTHWDRDVHQDHAAAGAASLTAGRRVDNVFMYRSNWYQSTEVFRENYCVDISRHMERKIEAIRAHASEVERRGEEWIAFFRGENARTGARCGVAFAEGFQLVKGVWSYADGGIP; from the coding sequence ATGACCCGAAGTGTTCTCGCCATTGGCGCGCATTTCGACGACATCGAACTCGGCTGCGCGGGAACCCTCATCCGGCACGTTCAGGCGGGACACCGCGTGACCATGCTCGTGCTCACGCATTCCGGCTACACGCTTTCCAATAACGACTGGGAGCGCCCGGCGAAGTTGGCCTTTGCCGAGGGGCGCTCCGGGGCGGCCATCATTGGTGCCGATCTCGCCTGCCTCGGGCTGGAGAATCGTAGGCTGGCCTTCCAGCCGGACCTCATCTCGCTGATCGACGAGGAAGTGGTCCGCGTGGGGGCGGACACCATCTATACCCACTGGGACCGCGACGTGCATCAGGACCACGCCGCCGCCGGTGCGGCGTCGCTCACGGCCGGGCGCAGGGTGGACAACGTGTTCATGTACCGCAGCAACTGGTACCAGAGCACTGAGGTCTTCCGCGAGAACTACTGCGTGGACATTTCGCGCCATATGGAGCGCAAGATCGAGGCCATCCGCGCCCACGCCTCGGAGGTGGAGCGGCGCGGCGAGGAGTGGATAGCCTTTTTCCGTGGGGAGAACGCCCGCACCGGTGCGCGCTGCGGCGTGGCCTTCGCCGAGGGCTTCCAACTGGTCAAGGGCGTGTGGAGCTACGCCGACGGAGGAATTCCATGA
- a CDS encoding class I SAM-dependent methyltransferase, with protein sequence MSGRRHTAASLAEEARAFDVQMRERLAAGHVPDLRRCGRCEWFDNNPWRDEAFVDLTYGERFRFVAARLAPASRVLEAGCGPGFLSLELSRAGHDVTGVDVSPVAIDAARETAASSPPVPGAGALRYEVADFLDLADGGYDAVVFSSSLHHFANQDRVAAHVERLLATNGAVCVMEPCRERLDRAGAAVWLLAESLLSAAGAFWRDVPPCREREELDAALDAYLRRGRWLGERGERVQSPHDMEAGMEDMLSALGARFAQEAFEWEYAFFGNVIGGMRLGDRRREAALARHMALVDACLVELGALPAVGFRWFGRKGGGA encoded by the coding sequence ATGAGCGGGCGTCGGCATACGGCAGCGTCCCTTGCCGAGGAGGCGCGGGCCTTCGATGTGCAGATGCGCGAGCGGCTGGCCGCCGGGCATGTGCCGGACCTGCGCCGTTGCGGACGCTGCGAGTGGTTCGACAACAACCCGTGGCGCGATGAGGCCTTTGTGGACCTGACCTATGGCGAGCGCTTCCGCTTCGTCGCCGCGCGCCTCGCTCCGGCCTCGCGGGTGCTGGAGGCGGGCTGCGGGCCGGGATTTCTGTCCCTCGAACTGTCGCGGGCCGGGCACGATGTGACCGGGGTGGACGTCTCGCCGGTGGCCATCGACGCCGCGCGGGAAACGGCGGCGTCCTCGCCGCCCGTGCCGGGAGCGGGGGCGCTGCGCTACGAGGTGGCGGATTTTCTCGACCTCGCGGATGGGGGCTATGACGCCGTGGTCTTCTCCTCGTCGCTGCATCATTTTGCCAATCAGGACCGGGTGGCGGCCCATGTGGAGCGGCTTCTGGCTACCAATGGCGCGGTGTGTGTCATGGAGCCATGCCGGGAGCGGCTGGACCGCGCGGGCGCGGCGGTGTGGCTTCTGGCGGAGTCGCTGTTGTCCGCTGCCGGGGCGTTTTGGCGGGATGTGCCGCCGTGCCGGGAGCGCGAGGAGTTGGACGCGGCGCTCGATGCCTATCTGCGGCGCGGGCGCTGGCTTGGCGAGCGGGGCGAGCGCGTGCAGTCCCCCCACGACATGGAGGCCGGAATGGAGGATATGCTCTCCGCCTTGGGCGCGCGCTTCGCGCAGGAGGCATTCGAGTGGGAATACGCCTTCTTCGGCAACGTCATCGGCGGAATGCGCCTTGGCGACAGGCGGCGCGAGGCCGCGCTCGCGCGGCATATGGCCCTTGTGGACGCCTGCCTCGTGGAGCTTGGGGCGCTGCCCGCCGTGGGCTTTCGCTGGTTCGGCCGCAAGGGGGGAGGGGCATGA